A region of the Myxococcus stipitatus DSM 14675 genome:
CCCGCGCCGCGATGCGACGCGCCGGCCGTCCCCCTTGCGTCCTGAAGGTGCTACGGCTCATCGCGGCGCGCGCGGGCGTCATCCACGGCGTCGCGGACCGCGCGCTTGGCGTCCTCGACCTTCTCCTTCGCCTCGCCCTTGGCCCGGTCCACCTTGCCCTCGGCCTCCAGCGAGCGGTCTCCGGTGACGGCGCCGACGACTTCCTTGAGCTTGCCCTTGGCCTTGTCCAGCAACTCGCCCATGACGTGCCTCCTGATGGCTGTGCGCTCGTGAAGCGCTGTCGTGGCGTGAGGTTGGGCATGGCCCCCGGGACGCGCAGGCGCGGCGAGGCCGCCTGCCCGCCCGGGGAGCCTCGGGCTGTCACTCGCGTGCCGGCTCAGGGAACGCCGCGGCGACCCTGCGCGCGTCCGGCGAAGATCCAGTGGTCCACGGCCGCCGCGTAGTTGCGCGGACCGTAGGCCGCCGCCACGTCCGGGTTGGCGCCCAGGTAGTAGGCCGCGTCGAACTCCGCGGAGCCTCGGCGGCCCTCGTAGATGCCCGCCGTGCGCCAGTGGTTGAGCGCCGCCGCGTAATTGTTGCCGAACGCGGCGCGCAGGTCCGCGTGGTAGGCCAGGTAGTAGCCCACGTCGAACTCACGCGAGCCTCGGCGGCCCTCGTTGATGCCGCTGCCCAGCCAGTGGTCCCTGGCCGCGCGGTAGTTGGTGGCGCCGAAGGCCGCGCGCAGGTCGGCGTAGATGGACAGGT
Encoded here:
- a CDS encoding CsbD family protein, coding for MGELLDKAKGKLKEVVGAVTGDRSLEAEGKVDRAKGEAKEKVEDAKRAVRDAVDDARARRDEP